The Apium graveolens cultivar Ventura chromosome 11, ASM990537v1, whole genome shotgun sequence genome has a window encoding:
- the LOC141698339 gene encoding uncharacterized protein LOC141698339, with translation MGERKVLNKYYSPDFNPAKIPRRKVHAINNQIKVRMMLSMNIRCNLCGNYIGKGTKFNSRKEEVIGQRYLDTIKIFRFYIKCPACCSEITVITDPQNSDYIVESGASRNFEPWHEEQETREVADAMESLENRARGLKREMGDVVALEELRFIKSRHADVSVDALINHLVPEKKDELCQEDEALIKSEFSGLEKCVRRIDDFDDEEDILDSKNKKEYCE, from the coding sequence ATGGGAGAAAGAAAAGTGTTGAACAAGTACTATTCGCCTGATTTCAATCCTGCCAAAATTCCGAGGAGAAAAGTGCATGCAATCAACAACCAAATTAAGGTTCGTATGATGTTGTCCATGAATATTCGATGCAATTTATGTGGAAATTATATTGGGAAAGGTACCAAGTTTAATTCGAGAAAAGAAGAGGTTATCGGGCAGAGATATCTAGATACTATCAAGATTTTTAGGTTTTACATCAAGTGCCCCGCTTGTTGTAGTGAGATCACTGTGATCACCGACCCACAAAATTCTGATTATATTGTCGAGTCTGGTGCATCCAGGAATTTCGAACCTTGGCATGAGGAACAAGAAACGAGGGAAGTTGCGGATGCTATGGAATCTCTTGAGAACCGGGCTCGAGGTTTGAAAAGAGAGATGGGGGATGTTGTTGCGTTGGAGGAGTTGCGGTTTATAAAATCTAGACATGCAGATGTTAGTGTTGATGCATTGATTAATCACCTGGTGCCCGAGAAGAAGGATGAGTTATGTCAAGAGGATGAAGCTTTGATTAAATCTGAGTTTAGTGGACTGGAAAAATGTGTCAGGAGGAttgatgattttgatgatgaagaagatattTTAGATAGTAAAAATAAAAAGGAATATTGTGAATAG